GCCGAAAATCTCCTCAACCTGTCGTCCAAGAAAGTAGAGCGAAATCATATTGACAATGAAATGCTCCCATCCAATATGCACAAATATAGCCGAAAAAAGGCGCCAAATCTGCTCAGGGAACAGGCGAATGATCGGTCCATACATGGCTCCAAACTGAAGCAAGGTATCTGCTCGTTCAAAATTTAAACCTGTAAGAACCAACATCAAGAGAAAGACCAATGCGGTTACTAGGAGGAAGAAACTAGTCACAGGATAACGTTTATCAAAGATTTCCTTCATAGATTAGCACCTCCTGGACGGGAATATCATGGTCTTCCAAGTTAAACTCCTGAATTTGACAAGGATAAACCGTACTCAAAGTATGACCAGTAAAATGTTCTAGATAGCGGTCGTAGTATCCTCCACCATATCCGATTCGATAGCCTTCTGTCGTAAAAGCTAGCCCTGGAACATGAATCAAATCAATCTGAGACAGTTCCACCACTTCCAAGTCTCCTTGCGGTTCCAGTAAACCAAAGGAAGTTTTTACCAACTGCTGCGGATGATAGACCACAAACTCCATGCGCCCCTTGGGATAGGTTTTGGGTATCAAAACCTTCTTGCCGTCCTTCAGCGCCTGCTCAATCAGTTCTTGCGTTTGAAATTCATGAGGGAAAGAGAGATAGGTTGCGATGTTCTTAGCTTCTTGGTAAAAGGGATGATGTAAGAAACGCTCGGTTAAAGCTCGATCCATAGCCCGTTTTTGCTCCTGAGATAAAGCCTTCATTTCTTGCAAAATTTTCTTGCGTAGTTCTGCTTTCATAGACAATTCCTCTACTCTGCTGCCTTCTTTTTTAAGAAACTAGAGACTGCATCTACCCCAATGGCTATGGCTTCTTCCTTAGGACTCATCTGAGGGTGATGAAGAGCGTAGGGACTATCGATACCTAGCCAGAACATAACGCCATCTACCTTCGAAAGGAGATAACCAAAGTCCTCGCCTGTCATAGCAGGCTCGATATCAATCAACTCGATTCCATCTTTCTCTTCAAAAAAGTCCATCAGTTCACGCGCCAAGGCTGGATTGTTCTCAACAGGTAGGTAGCCTCCTTGCTTGAGTTCTACTTCGACTTCCATATCAAAGGCTGCTGCAACCCCTTCTGCGACTGTCTTGACTCTTTTTTGTACCAAGAGGCTCATTTCCTGAGTCAAGGCGCGAATGGTTCCATGCAAAAAGGCTGTGTCTGTAATGACATTATTGGTTGTTCCAGCTTGGAAAAGGCCAAAGGTCACCACCGCTCCCTCGATGGGATTGACATTGCGGCTGACAACTGACTGTACTTGGGTTACAAAGTAA
This window of the Streptococcus sp. D7B5 genome carries:
- a CDS encoding 5-formyltetrahydrofolate cyclo-ligase, producing the protein MKAELRKKILQEMKALSQEQKRAMDRALTERFLHHPFYQEAKNIATYLSFPHEFQTQELIEQALKDGKKVLIPKTYPKGRMEFVVYHPQQLVKTSFGLLEPQGDLEVVELSQIDLIHVPGLAFTTEGYRIGYGGGYYDRYLEHFTGHTLSTVYPCQIQEFNLEDHDIPVQEVLIYEGNL